TGTCCTACCAATTACGTGTCATCACAATCCACCGGTAATTTCCTCATATAAGGTAGGAGATTGCCACGTCGTCTTTCGACTTCGTCTCAAGCACTCCTCGCAATGACACGGTTATTGATGTTTATTTATTCTTTCTGCTTTGTGCCTTTGTCACTTTGTCACTTCTTGTTTCTCATTCGTCCCTGCAGGACTTCATATTATTTTTCTTTATTCTGTACCCAGGAATAAATCCTGGACTATTTACGCATCGCCAATTCTCGCTTTCTTCGATTTCTTTTTTTCTTTTTTTCCTTTTACCTTTTACCTTTTACCTTGTCACTCTGTGTCTTTGTGCCTTTGCTACTTCTCCGTTGCCATTTCCCGGCCAAACTTTTTCCTTGACTCTTAACAAGAAACCCTTACTTTGGGTATTCAATATTTTATCATATCATCCTATCAAAAAAAAGGATAAGAACAATAGACGTATTTTGTCCAGGGTGGATTGTGGTTTTCGGTTTTGTTCGGTAAAACCTGGTTGAAGGCAATCGGTAAAACCGAAGTCATCTTCTTAGTGACTTAGAGTCTTTGTGGCAAAAATTCATGAATAGTGCAGGTTAATGATCTTATATCTAGATTGAAACAAAGTTTTATTATTCAGACTTCATGTAACTTTTGTTTTTTTGCGATCTTGGCGCCTTCGCGGTGAAAATTTATGAATATCCAGGATAATGGCTACAACCAAAAAGAAATATTATGTCGTTTGGAATGGCAGGAAGACCGGTATATTTGCAACCTGGGCCGACTGCCAAAAACAAATTGACGGATTTCCCGGGGCAAAGTATAAAAGCTTTATCTCCAGACAATTAGCTGAAGATGCCTTTAGAGGAGATAGCAGGGAATATATTGGTAAGAAGATTTTTGAAAGCGAGTTATCTGATTTCGAACGGAATTTGCTTGGAAAACCGATTACGGATAGCGTTTCCGTTGACGCCGCATGGAACAGCTCAAATGGCTTAATGGAATATCAAGGTGTTGAAACCGGGACTGGTAAATTACTCTTCAAACAAGGACCCTTCCAAGATGCAACAAATAATATCGGTGAGTTCTTGGCCATCGTTCATGCAGCAGTATTTCTAAGAAAGATTAATAGCACCATCCCCATTTACACGGACAGTAAAACCGCCCTCAGCTGGATCAAGAAAAAAAAAGCAAATACTCAATTGGCCGGGACGAAAAATAATGAGAACTTATTTGAAGTCATTGCAAGAGCGGAAAAATGGTTAAACGATAATACGATAGAGAACCAGATCTTGAAATGGGAAACCAAAGCCTGGGGAGAAATTATAGCAGATTTTGGCAGGAAATAAATAAGCATCAGGATAATTTCAAAAAAGGAACTAAAGACCTGGCAGGTTTTTTACGCCAATAGAAAAAAATTTCTTTAAAAATAAAGTTTGTGTAACCTGCAAGGTCTAATCGCATATTTATTTGATATTTGGGATTTGTTTATTGGAATTTAGCTAAAGACCTAGTTCAACCAAAAGGGAAAAAATGAGATGAAAACTAAATATTTCCACATTGGTTTATTCATTTGGATGGCAATGGCCACTTTATCTTGTTCAAACAAAAAAGACAATAACGCTTCATCCGTTCAACAAATTCAAAACCGGGGTGAAGGCAAAAATAACTGGTGGGATTCTTTACCACGACCGGCATGGAGTCAATTTGAGAAAATCGATCAAGACCAGGATTGGTTTGAAGTCTACCTGGTTCAACCGGGAATTTATGCCATTTATGAACCCGGGCAATTTGATGAGGTGATATCCTACCTGATCACAGGCTCGGAAAAAGCATTACTTTTTGATACGGGATTGGGAATTGGCGACATTAAAAAAGTCGTGGAGAAATTAACCGATCTTGAAATTTTTGTTTTAAATTCACACAGCCATTATGATCACATCGGCGGCAACCACCAATTCGACAATATTTATGCAATGGCCACCGAATATAGCCGGGCTAACGCTTTGGGAGCCACCCATGATGAGGTTAAGACATTTGTCTCTCAAGGGTGGATCTGGAAACCTACACCGGATTCCTTTTCTGTTGACCAATATCGAATTAAGCCATTCAAGATCACAAAGGAAACAAATAGTGGTGAAAAAATTGATTTAGGTGACCGGGTTTTGGAAATCATTTTCACTCCCGGGCATGCACCCGATGCCATCTGCTTGATCGATCGTGAGAATCGACTTCTCTTCACTGGCGACACGTTTTACCCGGCGCCCTTGTACACTCATCTGGAAGGTTCAGATTTCGCGACTTATGCGGAATCTGCAAAAAACCTTGCCTCGATTAAAAAGCAGGTTGACAAATTGTTACCCGGTCATAATGAGCCGCTTCTTGATAGTCATTATCTCATCCAAATGGCAGCAGCCTTTTCTACGATTCTGAAAGGCAAAGGTACATTTGTGAAATCAGATGGAAATCGTGAGTATCAATTCGACGGTTTTTCAATTATCGTCAAAGGGGAGAAGTGACAAGTCGATCAGAAAACATTTTTTAATAAAGAGAATACAATGGATTATTGGAATGAATTGTTTATCGTAGGATGAGCGGCAGAATTGAAAGTTATTTTAGTTATTTCATCCTTAAAGGAATTTTGAAAGATGATAATTATGCAATTCTGCTATAAATATGCGATCCCTACTTGATCAAAATAAACGCGATTAAATCAACGGAGGTTAGGAAATGAAAAAAATACTTTATGTACTTGGCGGTTTAATCCTGTTGATGTTAGTAGTAGCCCTTGGTGCATTGCTTTACTTGCAAATTGCTTTTCCAAATGTAAGCCCGGCGAAGGATATAACCATCGAAGCAACAGAAGACAGACTGGCGCGAGGAGAATACCTTGTAAAGCATGTTTCCTTGTGTTTAGATTGCCACTCTTCAAAAAATCCAGACTATTATGCCAGTCCAATCATTGCCGGTACAGAAGGCATGGGCGGCGATTTATTTCCAGGCATTCCCGGCCAACTTTATACACCGAATATTACTCCGGCTGCGCTAAAAGATTGGACCGATGGCGAGATTGCTCGCGCCATAACTAGCGGTGTGGATAAAGATAACCAACCGCTTGCCCCAATGATGCCTTTTATGGAGTATCGTTATTTGGCTGAGGAAGATATTTATTCGATGGTTGCATACCTGCGCTCGCTACCGGCAATCGAAAATGAAGTTCCTGAATCTTCCATCGATTTCCCTGTCAATCTTATTTTTCGTACTATCCCAACAGACCCCGATCCGCAGCCGCTTCCCGACCCTTCCGACAGCCTGGCTACAGGAAAATACCTAACCCGCATTGGCGGGTGTATGTTTTGCCATACCCCTTCACACCAGGGAACTCCAATCGAAGGGAAAGAACTATCCGGCGGCTTTGAGTTTAGTGATCCGAAAACAGGAACCCTGCGTTCGGCAAATCTTACACCGGATATGGAAACCGGAATTGGCAGTTGGAGTAAGGAAGTATTTGTCAATCGCTTCAAAGCTTTCGCCGATTCAGCTGCAAGCCATCTACCCGTTTCAAATGTAGGTTTTCAAACCGTAATGCCGTGGACCTTGCAAGCCGGGATGACCGAAGAAGATCTTGGCGCTATCTATGCCTACTTACAGTCATTAGATCCGATTCAAAATAAAGTGGAGAAATTTACACCGCCGCAGTAAAAAAGATTGTAACACAATATTCATGTTGTGGCACCCGTGATGGAGTTGTATTCCTTCTCATAAATCTAAATGCAACCTTAATACAACTTACTGTCGAGGAGTTCAACTCCTGGATGAACGGATTCAAAATGAGATAACAAGGTAAGCCAAATCCACACACCAACCGGCTAACCGTTATAATCCGTGTTTTTTAGGGATTCCTATCATATAATTAACAAAAAAATCGGTACTTAT
This window of the candidate division KSB1 bacterium genome carries:
- a CDS encoding MBL fold metallo-hydrolase, with the translated sequence MKTKYFHIGLFIWMAMATLSCSNKKDNNASSVQQIQNRGEGKNNWWDSLPRPAWSQFEKIDQDQDWFEVYLVQPGIYAIYEPGQFDEVISYLITGSEKALLFDTGLGIGDIKKVVEKLTDLEIFVLNSHSHYDHIGGNHQFDNIYAMATEYSRANALGATHDEVKTFVSQGWIWKPTPDSFSVDQYRIKPFKITKETNSGEKIDLGDRVLEIIFTPGHAPDAICLIDRENRLLFTGDTFYPAPLYTHLEGSDFATYAESAKNLASIKKQVDKLLPGHNEPLLDSHYLIQMAAAFSTILKGKGTFVKSDGNREYQFDGFSIIVKGEK
- a CDS encoding c-type cytochrome is translated as MKKILYVLGGLILLMLVVALGALLYLQIAFPNVSPAKDITIEATEDRLARGEYLVKHVSLCLDCHSSKNPDYYASPIIAGTEGMGGDLFPGIPGQLYTPNITPAALKDWTDGEIARAITSGVDKDNQPLAPMMPFMEYRYLAEEDIYSMVAYLRSLPAIENEVPESSIDFPVNLIFRTIPTDPDPQPLPDPSDSLATGKYLTRIGGCMFCHTPSHQGTPIEGKELSGGFEFSDPKTGTLRSANLTPDMETGIGSWSKEVFVNRFKAFADSAASHLPVSNVGFQTVMPWTLQAGMTEEDLGAIYAYLQSLDPIQNKVEKFTPPQ
- a CDS encoding ribonuclease H family protein — its product is MATTKKKYYVVWNGRKTGIFATWADCQKQIDGFPGAKYKSFISRQLAEDAFRGDSREYIGKKIFESELSDFERNLLGKPITDSVSVDAAWNSSNGLMEYQGVETGTGKLLFKQGPFQDATNNIGEFLAIVHAAVFLRKINSTIPIYTDSKTALSWIKKKKANTQLAGTKNNENLFEVIARAEKWLNDNTIENQILKWETKAWGEIIADFGRK